The following proteins are co-located in the Ficedula albicollis isolate OC2 chromosome 27, FicAlb1.5, whole genome shotgun sequence genome:
- the LOC101817172 gene encoding feather keratin 1-like, with the protein MSCYTPCRPCQPCGPTPLANSCNEPCVRQCQDSTVIIEPSPVLVTLPGPILSSFPQNTAVGSSTSAAVGSILSSQGVPISSGGFGLSGLGSGLCGTRCLPC; encoded by the coding sequence ATGTCCTGCTACACCCCGTGccggccctgccagccctgcggcCCCACCCCgctggccaacagctgcaatgagccctgtgtcaggcagtgccaggactcCACTGTCATCATTGAACCCTCGCCCGTGCTGGTCACTCTGCCCggccccatcctcagctccttcccacagaaCACCGCCGTGGGatcctccacctctgctgccgttggcagcatcctcagctctcagggagtgcccatcagctctgggggcttTGGCCTCTCAGGCTTGGGCAGTGGCCTCTGTGGCACCAGGTGCCTCCCCTGCTAG
- the LOC101819321 gene encoding gametocyte-specific factor 1-like, translated as MLGTLLPPEYLLDPERLIQCPLVKHHVIRARRFPYHLVKCKESNPEIAKKLATCPFNARHLVPQEDLSEHIMKCNDKAFVEQDVVSRSCEPPQEQLNDGSKWQAPPCAEDWETELLEGAESTFVWGVINSSMNSPISEQNNSLPPQMRPPETLPYTVPAGLIRSINSSPWNLVLPQQ; from the exons ATGTTAGGCACACTGCTACCTCCAGAAT ATTTGCTGGATCCAGAGAGGTTAATCCAGTGCCCTTTGGTTAAACACCATGTGATCAGAGCACGGCGCTTTCCATATCACCTGGTGAAGTGTAAGGAG AGCAACCCTGAAATTGCGAAGAAattggccacgtgtcccttcAATGCTCGTCACCTGGTTCCTCAGGAGGACCTCAGTGAGCACATCATGAAGTGCAATGACAAAGCCTTTGTGGAGCAGGATGTGG TGAGCCGGTCCTGTGAGCCccctcaggagcagctgaatGATGGGAGCAAATGGCAGGCACCTCCATGTGCTGAGGACTGGGAAACAG AGTTGCTGGAGGGCGCTGAGTCTACTTTTGTGTGGGGTGTGATCAACTCTTCCATGAACAG CCCCATCAGTGAGCAGAACAACTCCCTGCCCCCCCAGATGCGGCCCCCTGAGACCCTCCCGTACACCGTGCCTGCAGGACT